In a single window of the Deinococcus aetherius genome:
- a CDS encoding YIP1 family protein has translation MTAPSPLKASLADMFSQSTAVLARPSPQTFELFERRGGTSQALIYVLVAAIVSAVIAAIFAPFHPETTFFGQLITRLILIPLQFVIFTGAVYLVGKYLFRGTGTYPEVAYSFALFFVPLSIIGTVLGIIPILGWIVGFLISVAMIFFGYLAVGSSMNLRDSVGAAVTLILAGIAYWIVGAFLVALILAPFTRG, from the coding sequence ATGACTGCTCCCTCCCCGCTGAAGGCCAGCCTGGCCGACATGTTCTCGCAGAGCACCGCCGTCCTCGCCCGCCCCAGCCCCCAGACCTTCGAGCTGTTCGAGCGGCGGGGGGGCACCTCGCAGGCGCTGATCTACGTGCTCGTCGCCGCGATTGTCTCCGCCGTGATCGCCGCGATCTTCGCGCCCTTCCACCCAGAGACCACCTTCTTCGGGCAACTGATCACCCGCCTGATCCTGATTCCCCTCCAGTTCGTCATCTTCACCGGGGCCGTGTATCTGGTCGGCAAGTACCTCTTCCGGGGCACGGGCACCTACCCCGAGGTCGCCTACTCCTTCGCCCTCTTCTTCGTGCCCCTGAGCATCATCGGCACCGTGCTGGGCATCATCCCCATCCTGGGCTGGATCGTGGGCTTCCTGATCTCGGTCGCGATGATCTTCTTCGGTTACCTCGCCGTGGGGTCGAGCATGAACCTGCGAGACAGCGTGGGGGCCGCCGTCACGCTGATCCTGGCGGGAATCGCGTACTGGATCGTCGGCGCCTTCCTGGTGGCGCTGATCCTCGCGCCGTTCACGCGCGGCTGA
- a CDS encoding transglutaminase family protein yields MRCEIRHTTEYRYPKPAWDSFNEVRLHPSREARQSVRLFHLHVEPEAVITSHKDYFGAIVHHVHVHEPHTLLRIEAQAIVDTHPVPLPPPIPFAELRGVCAPHTEFLVASPRVPAGDWAEVFGVRKPAPGDDLPGFLTDLTTSLYRRFRYDTRATTVSTPLAEFATHGRGVCQDFTHAMLGIVRGLGIPGRYVSGYLYSGGEMVGAEATHAWVECFLPGSGWLGYDPTNNCLARERHVKIGHGREYSDVSPVRGTYYGGGRGELGVEVRVYGEQ; encoded by the coding sequence ATGCGCTGCGAAATCCGCCACACCACCGAGTACCGCTACCCCAAGCCCGCCTGGGACTCCTTCAACGAGGTGCGGCTGCACCCGTCCCGCGAGGCGCGGCAGAGCGTGCGGCTGTTCCACCTCCACGTCGAGCCGGAGGCGGTGATCACCTCGCACAAGGACTACTTCGGGGCCATCGTCCACCACGTCCACGTCCACGAGCCGCACACGCTGCTGAGGATCGAGGCGCAGGCCATCGTGGACACCCACCCGGTTCCCCTGCCCCCGCCCATCCCCTTCGCCGAGTTGCGCGGCGTGTGCGCTCCCCACACCGAGTTCCTCGTCGCCAGCCCGCGCGTGCCCGCCGGGGACTGGGCGGAGGTCTTCGGGGTCAGGAAGCCCGCGCCCGGCGACGACCTCCCCGGTTTCCTGACCGACCTCACGACCTCCCTCTACCGCCGCTTCCGGTACGACACGAGGGCGACGACCGTGAGCACGCCGCTCGCGGAATTCGCCACCCACGGGCGCGGGGTGTGCCAGGACTTCACGCACGCGATGCTGGGGATCGTCCGGGGGCTCGGCATCCCCGGGCGCTACGTCAGCGGCTACCTGTACTCGGGGGGCGAGATGGTGGGCGCGGAGGCCACCCACGCCTGGGTCGAGTGCTTCCTGCCGGGCTCCGGCTGGCTGGGCTACGACCCCACCAACAACTGCCTCGCCCGCGAGCGGCACGTCAAGATCGGCCACGGGCGCGAGTACAGCGACGTGTCCCCGGTGCGCGGCACCTACTACGGCGGCGGGCGCGGGGAACTGGGCGTGGAGGTGCGGGTCTACGGGGAGCAGTAG
- a CDS encoding alpha-E domain-containing protein — protein MLLLSRLAENLFWIGRYVERAENTARLLNVNYYATLEMTGRAREHWAPLLELTGGERRLREKYGRVDARSVSAWLAFDRDNPSSIASSVLRARENARGLRDRIPSEMWEAINRTYLNVCFQNEGVIDRDGLFEFCASARDASQFFFGIAFATLPRDEGWSFLRAGQMLERGDNVVRVLQTHYQVMDGQSPSDPTRRAVQDQRWVSVLKGASAYEAYRKRVQSGIDPVRIGGFLLLDEFFPRSVRYSAENLHDALTQIDRHHPGAHPDILRLSRWLVARLQFAGVEDILEREDPGLDELLGDFNRVGAAINAAYFQQE, from the coding sequence ATGCTGCTGCTTTCCCGCCTCGCGGAGAACCTGTTCTGGATCGGGCGGTATGTGGAGCGCGCGGAGAACACCGCCCGCCTGCTGAACGTCAACTACTACGCCACCCTGGAGATGACGGGGCGGGCGCGCGAACACTGGGCACCCCTGCTCGAACTCACCGGGGGCGAGAGGCGGCTGCGCGAGAAGTACGGGCGGGTGGACGCCCGCTCGGTCAGCGCGTGGCTGGCCTTCGACCGCGACAACCCGTCGAGCATCGCGTCGAGCGTGCTGCGGGCCCGGGAGAACGCCCGGGGCCTGCGCGACCGCATCCCCAGCGAGATGTGGGAGGCGATCAACCGCACCTACCTCAACGTGTGCTTCCAGAACGAGGGCGTGATCGACCGCGACGGCCTCTTCGAGTTCTGCGCCTCGGCGCGCGACGCCTCGCAGTTCTTCTTCGGGATCGCCTTCGCCACCCTCCCGCGCGACGAGGGGTGGTCCTTCCTGCGGGCGGGGCAGATGCTGGAGCGCGGCGACAACGTGGTCCGCGTGCTTCAGACCCACTATCAGGTGATGGACGGGCAGTCACCGAGCGACCCCACCCGGCGCGCGGTGCAGGACCAGCGCTGGGTGAGCGTCCTGAAGGGGGCCAGCGCCTACGAGGCCTACCGCAAGCGGGTGCAGAGCGGCATCGACCCCGTGCGGATCGGCGGGTTCCTGCTGCTCGACGAGTTCTTTCCGCGCAGCGTGCGCTACAGCGCCGAGAACCTGCACGACGCCCTGACCCAGATCGACCGCCACCACCCCGGCGCGCACCCCGACATCCTGCGCCTCTCGCGCTGGCTGGTGGCCCGGCTGCAATTCGCGGGGGTGGAGGACATTCTGGAGCGGGAGGACCCCGGCCTGGACGAGCTGCTGGGCGACTTCAACCGGGTGGGCGCGGCGATCAACGCGGCGTACTTTCAGCAGGAGTGA
- a CDS encoding circularly permuted type 2 ATP-grasp protein: MKYEPGSRFFDEMFMPDGTVRPHYQGIQEYLGAQGVEEFGRRHRLLDLAFRNQGITFTVYGDAQGTERTFPFDPVPRVIPASEWAHLEAGLTQRVRALNAFLGDIYSGAQILGDGVMPAELVYTSAHFRREVHGIRVPHGLYTHIVGTDLIRNERGEYLVLEDNLRSPSGVSYLLANRQAMTRIYPGMFRGQGVRPVGHYTNALLGLLQSLSPRENGTVVVLTPGMYNSAYFEHAYLAQQMGVELVEGRDLFVDAGRVWMRTTGGRRQVDVIYRRVDDDFLDPLTFRPDSALGVAGLVEVYRQGRVAIANAIGTGVADDKAVYAYVPEMIRYYLNEEPLLNNVPTYLGWNPDHLESMLAHADELVFKGVGEAGGYGMLLGPYATREEVEAYLVKVRAAPREFIAQPVVGLSRHPTFYPDSGEFEPAHVDLRPYILCGEEVTIVPGGLTRVALRRGSLVVNSSQGGGSKDTWVLDHDGRATPQGMSQLLSGGAPLNIQAQSQYQGGFEPGTAAQGQSQSQSGGGIQSQSQSQGGEGAQTQSQTQGAPPVGTPPPADAPGQHSFQQELEKDELDTFDGEDR, from the coding sequence ATGAAGTACGAGCCGGGCAGCAGGTTCTTCGACGAGATGTTTATGCCGGACGGTACGGTGCGGCCCCACTACCAGGGCATCCAGGAGTACCTGGGCGCGCAGGGGGTCGAGGAGTTCGGGCGCCGCCACCGCCTCCTCGACCTCGCCTTCCGCAACCAGGGCATCACCTTCACCGTGTACGGCGACGCCCAGGGCACCGAGCGCACCTTCCCCTTCGACCCGGTGCCGCGCGTGATCCCGGCGAGCGAGTGGGCCCACCTGGAGGCCGGGCTCACCCAGCGGGTGCGGGCGCTCAATGCCTTTCTGGGCGACATCTACTCGGGCGCCCAGATTCTCGGGGACGGGGTGATGCCCGCCGAACTCGTGTACACCTCCGCCCACTTCCGCCGCGAGGTCCACGGGATTAGGGTGCCCCACGGCCTCTACACCCACATCGTCGGCACCGACCTGATCCGCAACGAGCGGGGCGAGTACCTCGTGCTGGAGGACAACCTGCGCTCTCCCAGCGGCGTGTCGTACCTCCTCGCCAACCGGCAGGCGATGACGCGCATCTACCCCGGCATGTTCCGGGGGCAGGGGGTCAGGCCGGTGGGACACTACACGAATGCGCTGCTGGGCCTCCTCCAGTCGCTCAGCCCGCGCGAGAACGGGACGGTCGTGGTGCTCACGCCGGGCATGTACAACTCCGCGTACTTCGAGCACGCCTACCTCGCGCAGCAGATGGGGGTCGAACTCGTCGAGGGCCGCGACCTCTTCGTGGACGCCGGGCGGGTGTGGATGCGAACGACCGGGGGCAGACGGCAGGTGGACGTGATCTACCGCCGGGTGGACGACGACTTCCTCGATCCGCTGACCTTCCGGCCCGACTCCGCGCTGGGGGTCGCCGGGCTCGTCGAGGTCTACCGACAGGGCCGCGTCGCCATCGCCAACGCCATCGGAACGGGGGTGGCGGACGACAAGGCCGTGTACGCCTACGTGCCGGAGATGATCCGCTACTACCTGAACGAGGAGCCCCTGCTGAACAACGTCCCGACCTACCTGGGCTGGAACCCGGACCACCTGGAGTCCATGCTCGCCCACGCGGACGAACTCGTCTTCAAGGGGGTCGGCGAGGCGGGCGGGTACGGGATGCTGCTCGGCCCCTACGCCACCCGCGAGGAGGTGGAGGCGTACCTCGTGAAGGTGCGGGCCGCGCCGCGCGAGTTCATCGCCCAGCCGGTCGTGGGCTTATCGCGCCACCCCACCTTCTACCCCGACTCGGGCGAGTTCGAGCCCGCGCATGTGGACCTGCGGCCCTACATCCTCTGCGGGGAGGAAGTGACCATCGTGCCGGGCGGCCTGACGCGGGTGGCGCTGCGGCGCGGTTCCCTCGTCGTGAATTCCAGCCAGGGGGGCGGGAGCAAGGACACCTGGGTCCTCGACCACGACGGGCGGGCGACCCCGCAGGGGATGAGCCAGCTCCTGTCGGGAGGTGCCCCGCTGAACATCCAGGCGCAGAGCCAGTACCAGGGGGGCTTCGAGCCGGGCACAGCCGCGCAGGGTCAGAGCCAGTCCCAGTCGGGGGGTGGCATCCAGTCCCAGAGCCAATCGCAGGGGGGCGAGGGCGCTCAAACCCAGAGTCAGACACAGGGAGCGCCACCCGTGGGCACCCCTCCACCCGCCGATGCCCCCGGCCAGCACTCCTTCCAGCAGGAACTGGAGAAAGACGAGCTGGACACCTTTGATGGGGAGGACCGCTGA
- a CDS encoding TerC/Alx family metal homeostasis membrane protein — translation MTLWLGKPAWMWVLFLTLVTALLAFDLGVLGRRRAAQGGAQEIGVAESLRLSVFYIAIALLFGGWVWLSLGAESGLAYFTGFAVEKALALDNVFVISVIFAALAVPRHLQHRVLFWGILGVIVLRGIMIGLGAALVSNFDWIMWVFGAFLLLTGLRLLFVRGAHDHAPDIARHPVVRALRRVMPISPKLDGQKFVTRLPDASGRVRLHATPLLLALLLVEAADLVFAVDSIPAIFAITQDPFIVYTSNIFAILGLRALYFALDALIHRFSGLKPALALVLVFIGGKIFYNQFFGKLDPAISLGVTLAILAGGILVSLWRTRREGARPAA, via the coding sequence ATGACCCTCTGGCTCGGCAAGCCCGCCTGGATGTGGGTGCTGTTCCTCACGCTCGTGACCGCGCTGCTCGCCTTCGACCTCGGCGTGCTGGGCAGGCGGCGGGCGGCGCAGGGCGGCGCTCAGGAGATCGGCGTGGCCGAGAGCCTGCGGCTGAGCGTCTTTTACATCGCCATCGCCCTGCTCTTCGGCGGGTGGGTGTGGCTCAGCCTGGGGGCCGAGAGCGGCCTGGCGTACTTCACGGGCTTCGCGGTCGAAAAGGCGCTCGCGCTCGACAACGTGTTCGTGATCAGCGTGATCTTCGCCGCACTCGCGGTGCCCCGCCACCTCCAGCACCGGGTTCTCTTCTGGGGCATCCTGGGCGTGATCGTGCTGCGCGGCATCATGATCGGCCTGGGCGCCGCGCTTGTCAGCAACTTCGACTGGATCATGTGGGTGTTCGGGGCCTTCCTGCTCCTGACCGGGCTGCGGCTGCTCTTCGTGCGGGGCGCCCACGACCACGCGCCCGACATAGCGCGTCACCCTGTCGTCCGGGCCCTGCGCCGCGTCATGCCGATCAGCCCGAAGCTCGACGGCCAGAAGTTCGTGACCCGGCTGCCCGACGCCTCGGGCCGGGTGCGGCTGCACGCCACGCCGCTGCTGCTCGCCCTGCTGCTCGTGGAGGCCGCCGACCTCGTGTTCGCGGTGGACTCCATCCCGGCAATCTTCGCCATCACCCAGGACCCCTTCATCGTGTACACCAGCAACATCTTCGCCATCCTGGGTTTGCGCGCCCTGTACTTCGCCCTCGACGCGCTGATCCACCGCTTCTCGGGCCTCAAGCCCGCCCTCGCGCTGGTGCTCGTCTTCATCGGCGGCAAGATCTTCTACAACCAGTTCTTCGGCAAGCTCGACCCGGCGATCAGCCTGGGCGTGACGCTCGCCATTCTGGCGGGGGGCATCCTCGTCAGCCTGTGGAGGACGCGGCGGGAGGGGGCGCGGCCCGCCGCGTAG
- the mnhG gene encoding monovalent cation/H(+) antiporter subunit G — MDDFHPWRDIPILIGAFFVLTAAVGLVRFPDLYTRLHASSKLVTLGSAGIFLGVAFELSDAAAFTRLAAVLLFQFLTTPLTAYLIAQAAYLRGLAPQLDGGTDEWGALGQAESVALADREAQRALGAEGP, encoded by the coding sequence GTGGATGACTTTCACCCCTGGCGGGACATTCCCATCCTGATCGGGGCGTTTTTCGTGCTCACCGCCGCCGTGGGGCTGGTGCGCTTTCCCGACCTGTACACGCGGCTGCACGCGAGCAGCAAGCTGGTGACGCTGGGGTCGGCGGGTATCTTCCTGGGGGTGGCCTTCGAGTTGAGCGACGCGGCGGCCTTCACCCGGCTCGCCGCCGTGCTGCTCTTTCAGTTCCTGACCACGCCGCTCACCGCGTACCTGATCGCCCAGGCCGCCTACCTGCGGGGACTCGCGCCCCAGCTCGACGGCGGCACCGACGAGTGGGGCGCCCTCGGGCAGGCGGAGAGTGTCGCGCTGGCCGACCGGGAGGCGCAGCGGGCGCTGGGGGCGGAGGGGCCGTGA
- a CDS encoding monovalent cation/H+ antiporter complex subunit F encodes MIVNLALGIVTLSVLLVTFRVLRGPSWGDRIMAFDFLSVNLVVLFALIAVKTRLIVMLDAALVLSLLGFLSTVALTRYLLVGRVMR; translated from the coding sequence GTGATCGTCAACCTCGCGCTCGGCATCGTCACCCTGTCCGTCCTGCTGGTCACCTTCCGGGTGCTGCGCGGGCCCTCGTGGGGCGACCGCATCATGGCCTTCGACTTCCTGAGCGTGAATCTGGTCGTGCTGTTCGCCCTGATCGCGGTCAAGACCCGGCTGATCGTCATGCTCGACGCCGCGCTCGTGCTCAGCCTGCTGGGCTTCCTGTCCACGGTGGCGCTGACGCGGTATCTGCTCGTGGGGCGGGTGATGAGGTGA
- a CDS encoding Na+/H+ antiporter subunit E has translation MRGFALNLLLAVVWALFAGEVSLRELAVGFGLGFAVLAVFPRALATHEYVRQVLAGLGFVGFFLRELTVANVQIALFALRPHPPLNPMIVAVPLRLEGEGALTFLAATIGLMPGTVALGFSPDRRTLYAHAIGTPDARAAREAILRVEDRLLRVSSPLPPAPPEVRP, from the coding sequence ATGAGAGGCTTCGCCCTCAACCTCCTGCTCGCCGTGGTGTGGGCGCTGTTCGCCGGGGAGGTCAGCCTCCGGGAACTCGCGGTCGGTTTCGGGTTAGGCTTCGCCGTCCTGGCGGTGTTTCCCCGCGCGCTCGCCACCCACGAGTACGTGCGGCAGGTGCTCGCCGGGCTGGGCTTCGTGGGCTTCTTCCTGCGTGAGCTGACCGTGGCGAACGTGCAGATCGCCCTCTTCGCCCTGCGCCCGCATCCTCCCCTGAATCCCATGATCGTGGCCGTGCCGCTGCGGCTGGAGGGCGAGGGGGCGCTGACCTTCCTGGCCGCCACCATCGGCCTGATGCCCGGCACCGTCGCCCTGGGCTTCAGCCCGGACCGCCGCACCCTCTACGCGCACGCCATCGGCACGCCAGACGCGCGGGCCGCCCGCGAGGCCATCCTGAGGGTGGAAGACCGGCTGCTGCGCGTCTCCTCTCCCCTGCCCCCCGCCCCCCCGGAGGTCCGCCCGTGA
- a CDS encoding proton-conducting transporter transmembrane domain-containing protein, whose product MSDLAWLTLAPILTPLGFGLGLLWPSPRPVRVGLALAGAALTLAFSLGLLVATADGTVLTSALGGWRAPFGIVMTADRLAAWVSVLAAVSALLAVWQAAADPDPARERHHLLALMQFLFAGVQMSFLTGDLFNLFVAFEVMLVASYALAVLGSTREQLREGFRYIVMNLAASALLVVACGLAYGVLGTLNFAHLAQRSAQLGPNTTVTAVGVLLLIVFAAKGALFPLGFWLPGTYPALPPAVGTFFAAVLTKVGVYALLRVFTTVFTGEAGVTNTLLLLFGTVTMLYGALGAASQREWRRILSFLVVSSVGYLAFGLGVGTGEAVRASVGYFAVSVLVTTALFAVAAVAERASGSRLVRVRGMLDFLPLLAGCFLLCALTVAGLPPSGGFVAKYALVRAGLAQGSLLAVLGVVSALLSSLITLYAMLKVWRGFFWGQHPAWLPVYRVSPSLHVAAYTASALVAGLTVFAGPIFARADATAAELRDNARYIRGVLGDAPVVIPAPPTGEEAEK is encoded by the coding sequence GTGAGCGACCTCGCCTGGCTGACCCTGGCCCCGATCCTGACGCCGCTGGGCTTCGGGCTGGGGCTGCTGTGGCCGTCGCCCCGCCCGGTGCGGGTGGGCCTCGCGCTGGCGGGTGCGGCGCTCACCCTCGCCTTCTCGCTGGGGCTCCTCGTCGCCACGGCGGACGGGACGGTCCTCACCTCCGCGCTCGGCGGGTGGCGCGCCCCCTTCGGCATCGTGATGACCGCCGACCGCCTCGCCGCCTGGGTGAGCGTCCTCGCGGCGGTGAGTGCCCTCCTCGCCGTGTGGCAGGCCGCCGCCGACCCCGACCCGGCGCGGGAGCGCCACCACCTCCTCGCCCTGATGCAGTTCCTGTTCGCGGGGGTGCAGATGTCGTTCCTGACCGGGGACCTCTTCAACCTGTTCGTGGCCTTCGAGGTGATGCTCGTCGCCTCGTACGCCCTGGCGGTGCTGGGTTCCACCCGCGAGCAACTGCGTGAGGGCTTCCGCTACATCGTGATGAACCTCGCCGCCTCGGCGCTGCTCGTCGTCGCGTGCGGGCTCGCGTACGGGGTGCTGGGGACGCTGAACTTCGCCCACCTCGCCCAGCGGTCGGCGCAGCTCGGGCCGAACACGACGGTCACCGCCGTCGGGGTGCTTCTCCTGATCGTCTTCGCGGCGAAGGGGGCGCTCTTCCCGCTCGGCTTCTGGCTGCCGGGCACCTACCCCGCGCTGCCGCCCGCCGTGGGGACCTTCTTCGCGGCGGTGCTCACCAAGGTCGGCGTCTACGCGCTGTTGCGGGTGTTCACGACCGTCTTCACCGGGGAGGCGGGGGTGACGAACACGCTGCTGCTGCTCTTCGGCACGGTGACCATGCTGTACGGGGCGCTGGGGGCGGCCTCTCAGCGAGAGTGGCGGCGCATCCTGTCCTTCCTCGTGGTGAGTTCGGTGGGCTACCTCGCCTTCGGGCTGGGGGTGGGCACCGGGGAGGCGGTGCGGGCGAGCGTGGGGTACTTCGCGGTCAGCGTGCTCGTCACCACGGCCCTCTTCGCCGTCGCCGCCGTGGCGGAGCGGGCGAGCGGGTCGCGGCTGGTGCGGGTGCGGGGAATGCTCGACTTCCTGCCCCTGCTCGCCGGGTGTTTCCTGCTGTGCGCGCTGACGGTGGCGGGGCTGCCGCCGAGCGGGGGCTTCGTGGCGAAGTACGCGCTGGTGCGGGCGGGGCTCGCGCAGGGCTCGCTCCTCGCCGTCCTCGGGGTGGTCAGCGCCCTGCTGAGTAGCCTCATCACCCTGTACGCGATGCTCAAGGTGTGGCGCGGCTTCTTCTGGGGCCAGCACCCGGCCTGGCTCCCCGTGTACCGCGTTTCCCCCTCCCTGCACGTCGCCGCCTACACCGCTTCCGCGCTCGTGGCAGGGCTGACCGTCTTCGCCGGGCCGATCTTCGCCCGGGCGGACGCCACCGCCGCCGAGTTGCGGGACAACGCGCGCTACATCCGGGGCGTGCTGGGCGACGCGCCCGTGGTCATCCCCGCGCCCCCGACGGGAGAGGAGGCCGAGAAATGA
- a CDS encoding sodium:proton antiporter: protein METLFALLIGLLIGTGVFLLLSRVIVRVVLGLSFITYGGNLAILTVAGLREDAPPLLTLRGPYVDPLPQALILTAIVIGFATTALLLTVALRAYQVAGHDDVEAFGDNLARDPEAEDGLIADPEHQGPDRPDPEEPRTLVYSARSPGGGEP from the coding sequence ATGGAGACCCTCTTCGCCCTCCTGATCGGCCTCCTGATCGGGACCGGCGTCTTCCTGCTGCTGTCGCGCGTCATCGTGCGGGTGGTGCTGGGGCTGAGCTTCATCACCTACGGGGGCAACCTGGCGATCCTGACCGTGGCGGGGCTGCGGGAGGACGCGCCGCCGCTCCTCACCCTGCGCGGGCCGTACGTGGACCCGCTGCCCCAGGCGCTCATCCTGACCGCCATCGTGATCGGCTTCGCCACGACCGCCCTGCTGCTGACCGTCGCCCTGCGCGCGTATCAGGTCGCCGGGCACGACGACGTGGAGGCCTTCGGCGACAACCTCGCCCGCGACCCGGAGGCGGAGGACGGCCTGATCGCCGACCCCGAGCACCAGGGCCCGGACCGCCCTGACCCGGAGGAGCCGCGCACCCTCGTCTACTCCGCCCGGAGTCCGGGGGGGGGCGAGCCGTGA
- a CDS encoding Na(+)/H(+) antiporter subunit B, protein MSPERRTPTPPPLSGDPILRTVSRAVFALVILFALLLLWRGHNAPGGGFIAGLMTACALILHRIAYGHTALRVDPARLVPWGLALSFVTGLVPYLLGRPYLKSDYGYITTALTGEFEWATALLFDLGVYLVVVGGSLAIAYGLIEVNPQERVEGDE, encoded by the coding sequence ATGAGTCCCGAACGCCGGACCCCCACCCCCCCGCCGCTGAGCGGCGACCCCATCCTGCGCACGGTGAGCCGCGCCGTCTTCGCGCTCGTGATCCTCTTCGCGCTGCTGCTGCTCTGGCGCGGGCACAACGCGCCGGGGGGCGGCTTCATCGCAGGGCTGATGACCGCCTGCGCCCTGATCCTGCACCGCATTGCCTACGGCCACACCGCCCTGCGGGTCGACCCGGCCCGCCTCGTCCCGTGGGGGCTGGCGCTGTCCTTCGTGACCGGGCTGGTGCCTTACCTCCTGGGGCGGCCCTACCTCAAGAGCGACTACGGCTACATCACGACCGCGCTGACGGGCGAGTTCGAGTGGGCGACCGCGCTGCTCTTCGACCTGGGGGTGTACCTCGTGGTGGTGGGCGGGAGCCTCGCCATCGCCTATGGGCTGATCGAGGTGAACCCTCAGGAGCGGGTGGAGGGGGACGAATGA